The Stigmatella aurantiaca DW4/3-1 genome contains the following window.
GTCATGGTCATGCCCATTGGGCCCCAGGGCGGCGCGCAGGAGTTGCTGCGCATCACGCGCTCCGCGGAAGGGGCGTTGCCTCGGGTCGAGCACCTGTTGCCCGTGCGGTTCGTGCCGATGACGGGTGAGGCCCAATCACCGGGATAGCAGGGCGCAGCGTTGCTCCCGGGGCGCGCGGCCCGCTAACCTTCCGATCATGATCATCTGCCCGATGTGCGAGCACTCCCAGGCGCAGGGGAGCGAGTGCGAGAACTGTGGCAAGAAGCTCCAGCAGGCGCCGCAAGCCGCCGCCGTGGCGGTGGCAACGCTGCCCGAGCTGGAGCAGACCCAGCACACGGGGGGCCGGGCCGCGGTGCCGTCCGAGTTGTTGCCCGAGCTGGACTTCACGCGGCAGAAGGCGGGGCCGGATCTTCCCGCGCAAGTGCTTCCGGAGATGGAGACGACCCGCGCGGCGCCGGTCGCCCCGGTCAACATCGAGGTGGTGCAGGATCTGGACACGGGCCGGGCCGCCTCGGATGGCGTGCGCACCGCGGCGCCCACCGGGGCCGTCGTCTGCCGGTACTGCCGCAACGTCCAGGCGGAGGGCCTGGTGTGTGAGCGCTGCGGCATGCGGCTGCCCCGGGCGCGCGTGGCCCCGGGCGCGGAGGCCCGGAAAGGAGGCTCCGAGGAAGAGCTGGCGTGGAAGCCCTGCCAGAAGTGCCGGACGCCCACGCGCCCTGGGAAGCTCTGCTCGGTGTGTGGCACGCGCGTGGTGGCCGACTCATGAGCACCCCGGGTGCCGGCTTCCGCGCGGAGTATGCCTGCAGCGAGGGGTGTGGCTTCCGCACCTCGCTCTGGGAGGTCATCTACCGCTGCCCGCGCTGTGGCTCCTTGCTGGAAGTGTCCCACGATCTGGAGGCGCTGCGGGCCGTGCCCGCCGCCGAGTGGAAGCGCCGCTTCGAGTCCCGCTTTGGCCAGTCGCGGCTTCCGCACGCCTCGGGGGTTTGGGGCAAGCATGAGTGGGTGTGTCCGGAGCTACCGGCCGGGGACATCGTGTCGCTGGGCGAGGGGCGCGTGCCGCTCAAGCCCCTGCCGCGCATGGCGAAGGAGTTGGGGCTGGGCAGCCTGGAGCTGAAGGAGTGCGGTGTCTCGCCCACGGGGAGCTTCAAGGACTGGGGGATGACGGTCCTCGTCTCCGCCGTGAAGCACCTGCGGGCGCGGGGCGTGCCCTTGCGGGCGGTGGCGTGCGCGTCCACGGGGGATACCTCGGCGGCGCTCTCGGCCTACTGCGCCGCGGCGGGCATTCCCTCCGTGGTCTTTCTGCCCAAGGACAAGGTGTCGCTGGCGCAGCTCGTCCAGCCCATCGCCAACGGGGCGCGCGTGCTCTCCTTGGATACGGACTTCGATGGCTGCATGAAGCTGGTGCAGCAGGTGACGGAGGACCGGGGGCTGTACCTGGCCAACTCGATGAACTCGCTGCGCATCGAGGGGCAGAAGGTGGTGGCCATCGAGCTGTGCCAGGACTTGGGCTGGGAGCCGCCCGACTGGGTGGTCATCCCGGGCGGGAACCTGGGCAACGCGAGCGCCCTGGGCAAGGGCTTCCAGATGTTGCACGCGATGGGGCTCATCTCCCGGCTGCCACGGCTGGCCGTGGCCCAGGCCGAGCGGGCCAACCCCCTGGTGCGCTCCTTCCGGGGCGGCTTCAGCGAGTTGGAGCCCATGAAGGCCGAGCGCACCCTGGCCTCGGCCATCCAGATTGGCAATCCGGTCTCCTTCCGGCGCGCGGTGCGGATGCTCCGGGCGTTCGATGGCGTCGTCGAGGATGCCACCGAGTCCGAGCTGGCCAACGCGGCGGCCCGGGCGGACCTGGAGGGCACCTTCACCTGTCCGCACACGGGCGTGGCGCTGGCGGCGGTGGAGAAGCTGGTGGCCCGCAAGGTCATCGCCCCGGGGGCGAGCGTGGCGGTGGTGTCCACGGCGCACGGCCTCAAGTTCGCGGACTTCAAGGTGGGCTACCACCGCGCCACCCTGGCGGACGTGCAGAGCCAGCGGGCCAATCCGCCGCTGGAGCTGCCCGCGGAGCTCGGGGCGGTCCGCGAGGCCCTGGCGTCATTGGGGTAGGCGGGAGAGGCCCGGGGAAGCAAGCTCGACGCCGGGCGGGGGCTGCGCTATGCCCCGCCTCGTGAACGCCGAAAACCAAGAGGAATTGCGGTCTCAGCTCGAGCGCCTCCAGGGAAGCCTGGCCGCCCGGCAGAGCATCCTCCACTTCGCCCATGCGGGCGTGGCCACCTTCGTGGCCTTCATCCTGGGGGGCGCGGCGGCCAAGCTCTTCTGGGACTCCCAGCGGTTGCCGGTGCTGGGTTTCACGGCCTCGGCAGTGGCCCTGGCGTTGCTGGGCTATGGGCTCTCGCACTACCTCAGGGGCCGCCGGGAGCTCTCCGGAGAGCTGAAGCGCTTCGGGGACATGCTGGAGCTGCGGCGCCGGCTGCGCCTGGACAATCCCACCCTGTTGCTTCCCCGGTGAGCGCCTTGCGCCGGAAGCCGGGCCGGGGGCGCTTCATCGTCTTGGAGGGGCTGGATGGGGCGGGCACCACCACGCAGGCCGAGCGCCTCGCCGCCGCCCTGCGGGCCGAGGGCCACGCGGTGCTCACCACCCGGGAGCCCTCGGATGGGCCCATCGGGACGATGATTCGACAGGCCCTCACGGGGCGGCTGGTGCTGCCCCAGGGGGCCGGGCCGCTGGCGCCGGAGACGCTGGCGCTGCTGTATGCCGCCGACCGGACGGACCACCTGAAGGCCAAGGTGCTCCCCGCGCTGGAGGCGGGGCACATCGTCCTGAGCGACCGGTACGTGCTGTCCTCGCTGGCCTATCAGGGGGCGGCGCTGGCCATGGCGTGGGTGGAGGCGGTGAACGGCCATGCGGTGTCGCCAGACCTGACTTTGTTCGTCCACGTGTCCCCGGCGGTGGCGGCCCGCAGGAGGGCCGCGCGGGGGGCGGCCAAGGAGCTGTTCGAGGAGGACACGCTCCAGCGGCGCATTGCCCGGCAATACGAGGAGGCCATCCGTCGGCGCGAGTCCCAGGAGACGATCGTCCGCATCGACGGGGAGCAAGCCGTGGAAGCGGTGACGGAAGCGGCGCTGGTGGAGATTCACTCCGTGCTTGGACGCAAGCGCGCGCGCTAGACTCGGCGCTCCCATGGAGCGTACCGGCGCAGCGGCGGTCATCATCGGCAATGAGGTCCTCACCGCGAAGGTGGTGGATGCCAACGGGCCTCTGCTCATCCGGCGGTTGAGGGAGCTGGGCATCCCCCTTCGTTCGGTGGAGATTGTCCCGGACGACGTGGACATCATCATCGAGTCCGTCGCCCGGGCGCGGGCGCGGGCCGCCTACGTCTTCACCAGCGGGGGCATCGGTCCCACGCACGACGACGTCACCGTGCGGGCCGTGGCGCTGGCGCTGGGGCGCCAGGTGGTGCGCTTGCCGGAGATGGTGGAGTTGGTGCGCAAGCGGTCCGAGAACCCCACGGCCGAGGCCATGCGGCTGGCGGATGCGCCCGAGGGGGCGGAGCTGCTGGCGCAGGAGGGAAGCTGGCTGCCGGTGCTCACCGTGGACAACATCTTCCTGCTGCCCGGGGTGCCCCAGCTCTTCAAGCTGCAACTGGAGACGGTGCTGGCCCGGCTGCGGGGCACGCCCGTCCACCTGTGCAACCTGTACCTGCGGCTGGGCGAGAGCGCCATCGCGGCCGTGCTGGACCGGGTGGCGCTCGACATGCCCCATGTGGCCATCGGCTCCTACCCGGTGTTCGATGCCTCGCTGGACTACCGGGTGAAGGTGACGATCGAGGCCCCCGAGGTATCGCCCGTGGAGCAGGCCGTGGCGCGCATCCGCGGCGGCCTGCCCGCGGATGCGATCATCCGCCAGGAGTAGGCGGCTACAGGGACAGCCCGAGCCGCTGCCGCATCCGGAAGAAGTCGTCCGACAGCGAGAAGTTCAGCAGCTCCTTCAGGTCCGCCCGCTGCTTGAGCGCCGCGAGCACGGGATCCATGGACTCGATCTTCGAGTTCGACATCGCCGGATCCTCGCGCAGCACCACCCCCAGGCCCACGGAGACATCGCCGCACATCAGCATGCCGGCGCGGTCCGCCGAGACCGACAGGCCGTCGGCCATCGCCTTCGCATCCACCTTGGTGGCATCGCCCAGCGCCATGGCGGGCAGCTCCAGGGCCTTGAGCGCCTTGCGCGAGTAGGCCTTGCGCAGCTGCTTCACCATCTCGTCGTTCTTCCGGCCGAGCGCGGAGAACTGGGGGGCGAAGATGCGGATGGAGTTGCCCAGGAAGTCCGCCGTCTCGCCCTGGGAGAGCTTCGAGAGCATGGCCGTCTTGTTCAACAGGCCCAGCACCGCGCGGCCAATGAGGAACTTCTGCTCGCGGGCGTTGAACTTGCGCACCACGTCCTGGCCCACGCACACGCACAGCGGCTCGGTGGTCTCCAGCGTCATCAGCCCGCGGCGGGCCTGGTAGACCTCGAACTCCTCCACGCCGAAGACCTTGGCCACGGCGAGGATGGCCTTGAACACGGCCGAGTCCGGCTTGAGCCGGTCCGCCTTCCGGTCCACGCCGAGCATCTCGAACTGCGGCGGGTACAGCTTGCCGGCCTGATCGCCCACGGAGCGCAGCACCTCCAGCAGGGGGCCCCGGGAGGCCGGGGGCAGCAGGGTGTTGTCGAGATCCGCCAGCGCCAGACGCTCCTGGGCCTCCTGCGGGAGGCGGTTCTTCGCCTCGCTGTAGAAGACGGACTCGGCCTCGTTGGCCGAGCGCAGGAACTGCAACACCGCCGAGGCGCAGAAGGCCTTGTCATACTGCTTGAGGCCCTCCCACAGCTTGAAGAGCGCGTGGAGGCTCTCCACCCGGGACGGATCCAGCTTGAGCAGCTGCCGGTGCTCCTCGATGGCCATGGGCATGGCGCTGCTGTCGCGCGAGTACATCTCCGCCAGGGCGGCGCGGGCAGGGAGGCTCGACGGATCCTGCTCCAGCACCTGCCGGTAGACGGTGACGGCGCGGGCGGGCTGCTCCAGCGAGCGGGCGTACAGTTCCGCCAGCCGCATCCGCACGGACTGGGCCCGCTTCGGGTCCGCCGAGAGCGCGGTGGCCTGCGCCTCCAGCATCTGCGCCAGCTCCGGCAGGTTGGCGGCGCGCTCGTAGAGGATGACGAGCCGGTCCACCAGGGCGGGGTCTCCGGGCACCAGCTCCAGCGCCTTGCGGTACAGCAGCGAGGCGCTCGCCATGTCGTTCAGCCCCTCGTCGTGGACGCGCGCCAGCTCCACCGTGTGGCGGGCGCGATCCTCGGTGGACAGCTCCTGCTCCAGCAGGCGCTTGAGGCAGTCCACGGCCCCCGTCCAGTTGCGGCTCTGCAAGTGCAGGGTGGCCAGCCGGTCCAGGGCCTCGACGTTCTTGGGCAGCGTGGCGAGCGCGGTCTGCAAGTGGGCGGCGGCCCGGCTCGGCTCGTTCAGGTGCGTCTGGTAGAGGCCTCCCAGGGTGAGGTGGTGCTGGGCCAGCAGCCGGGGATCGCCTCCCTGCTGCACGCGCTGCGCGAGCGCCGAGGCGGCCTCGGCATACTGCTGGGCATCCAGCAGCAACCGGCCCTTCAGCTCCAGGGCATCCGGGTAGCTGGGGTGCGCGTAGAGCGCCCGGTCCACCAGGGCCAAGGCCTTGGCGCGGTCATCGAGCGCGGTGAGGTAGAGCTTCGCGCCGCTGACGAAGGAGGCCGCCGCGGCGGAGACGTCCCGTTTGACCAGCCGGGCTTCGCCGCGCCGCTCGTGCAGGGCGGCGAGGTCGGCGGTGCCGCCACGCTGGGCGAGCAGATCCTCCAGGCCGGTGGTGGCCACGGCGTTGAGGGGGTCTCGCTCCAGCGCCTGCCGGTAGAGGGCGGCGGCGCCATCCAGATCCTGGAGCTTGGAGGTGGAGAGCTTCGCGGCGGCGATGAACGCCTCCACGGCGCTGCGCGAGTCCTTGCTGACGCGGGCCTCGGCCTCCAGGGTGGCGCGGGCGGCGGTGGGGTTGCCCTGCTTGAGCTGCACCCGGCGCGCGCCCATGAGGGCGGGCAGACAGTGCGGTTGGGCCTCCAGCGCGGACTGGTAGAGCTGGGCGGCGCGCTCCAGGTCTCCGAGCCGGTTCTCGGCCACGTCGGCGGCGCGCAGGGTGATCTCCACGCGCTCGTACGGGTCCGTCACCGCCTCCAGGCGGCGGGCATACAACCACGCGAGGCCCGCGGCGTCGCCGGCCTGACGCAAGGCGCGCTCCAGGGCGAAGCTGACCCGCACATCGGCGGGATCCTCCTGGAAGGCCAGCTTGTACTCATCCAGGGTGCTCTCGGAGAGCGTCTGGTCCTGGTCCACGGCGGCCGACAGGCGCAGCGCGGTGCGCAGGCGCTTGTCCGTCACCCGCTCGGAGAGGCGCACGCGCAGCTCGGCGCGGCGTGCACGGTCACCAGAGCGGATGCGCTCGAGCATCTTCAGGGCGGAGAGCTGGCCCAGCTCCAGCTGGAGCACGGCCTCGCAGCATTGGGCCGCGCGCGTGGGCTCCTGGAAGCGGTCCAGGTAGAGGCGCGCGAGCTTGAGGTAGGCGGCCACCTTGGCGCCGGGCGAGTGGCCCACCTGGGTCTCCCGGTCGAGGATGGCCACCAGCTCCTTGGTGTTGTCCTGGGTGACATACAGCCGCTCCAGGGCGCGCAGGGAGGCGGCATGGCTGGGCGCCACGCGCAGCACTTCCTGGTAGCCCTCGATGGCCAGCTCTGGCCGCTGGAGCTGATCCTCCCAGATGGCGGCGGCCTGGAAGAGGGCGTTGGCGCGCTCGGTGGGATCGATGCGGTTGGCGGCCTCGGCGCGCAGCACCTCGATGAGGCTCTCCCAGGCGCTCTGGCTCCGGTAGATGCGGGCCAGGGCGCGCAGGGCGGGGAAGTAGCTGGGCGCCAGCGTCAGCGCCTCCTGGTACGAGGCGATGGCCTCGTTCTCGCTCTTGAGCCGGTGCTCGTACAGCTCGCCGATCTTGTAGATGAGGGTGGAGGCTTGCTCGGTGGTGGAGGCGATCTCCGCCTCGGCCCGGTACATCTTGATGAGCTCGTTCCAGCGCCCCTCCTGCGCGTACAGGCGCCCCAGCGCCTTGAGCGCGGGCAGGTACGAGGGGGACAGGGCCAGCACGCGCTCGTAGACGGTGATGGCGCCCGCGCGGTCCTTCAGGTGCTCGTCGAGGATCTCCGCGTTGCGGTGGTAGAGCGACAGCACCTGCTTGGTGTCGCCCGCGAAGGAGGCCTCCAGCTCCTGCGTCTCGATGAGCTCGCGGAACTGCCCGGCGCGCTCATAGAGGCGCGACAGGTTGCGGATGGTGGGCAGGTGATCCGACGCCAGATCGAGGATGCGCTTCATGCAGTCGATCGCGTGGACCAGATCGCTCAGGCGGTCCTCGTAGATGCCCGCCATCTTGTTGAGGGTGGTGATGAGCTGATCGCGGTCCGCCGTCTGGAGCAGATCCTGCTCGTACATGGCCACCAGCTCGGCGAAGCGGCCCTGGCGCTCGTAGAGCCGGGCCAGGGACTTCTGCGCGGGCAGATAGCCGGGCTGGAGCTGGAGGCAGGCGCTGTAGCGGGCGATGGCGTCTTCCTGGCGCCCCAGCCGCTCCTCCATGACTTCGGCCGCCTTGTACATGCGCGCGGCCTTCTGCTTGGGCTCGTCGCCGGCGGCGATCTCCGCGTCGAAGACGGAGACCAGCCCCTCCCAGTTCTGGAGCCGGTGGTAGAGCTTGCCCATGCCCGCCAGCGCGGCGGCATGGCCGGGGATGCGCGAGAGGATGGCCTGGTAGCGCGCGATGGCGTCCACCTCGCGCTTGAGCTCCTCTTCGTAGAGGGCCGCCAGGCGCAGGTTGATGGCCACCAGCTCGCTCTCATCGTTGATGGAGCCCACCCACGAGAGCAGCACGTCCGCGAGCTCCTCGTAGCGGCCCTGGGTCTCGTAGATGGCGGCGAGCTCCGACAGGACGAGCGGCTCCTGGGGCGTCACCCGGCGGGCGGCCAGCAGCGCGGCGAGGGCATCGTCCTTGCGGCCCAGGCGCTCGTAAATCTTGGCGATCTGGAGGTAGGCGGGGGTGGCCTGGGTGCCCAACAGGTGGGCCTCGGAGGCCAGGGCGGCCAGCATCTCGTCGGTGCGCCCCTCGCGCTCGGCCACGCGCTTGAGCGAGGCGAGCAGCAGCAGGTCCGAGCGGTCCAGGGTGAAGGCCTCGCGGAAGCAGGCTGCGGCGGCCTCGGGCTGCTTGAGGCGCTCTTCCAGCACCAGGCCGGCCGAGGTGAGGTAGTGGGCGCGCAGCGCGGGCGTCTCCAGGGCGCGGGCGAGCAGTTGGTACACCTCGACGAGGGCCTCGGAGTCGTTGCGGGCCGCGTAGTGCGCCTCGAGCTGGGTGAGCAGCGCCACCTCGGTGGGCTTCAGGTCCAGGCACTGGCGCCAGGTGGCCTTGGCATCGGCCTCGCGGGACAGCCGCTCCTCGAGGATGGTGGCCTTCTCGAAGAGGAGCGCGGCCTTCTGGCGGGGCTCGTCCGTGCCGTTGAGCTCCGCGTCCAGCAACTGGAGCACCATCTGCCAGTTGCCCACGTCCGCGAAGAGCCGGCGCGCGGCGCGGATGTTCACCAGGAACTTCGGGGCCAGCTTGTAGGCGGCTTGGAAGGCGACGGCCGCGTTGCGCGGATTCTTGAGCGTCTCCTCCCAGATGAGCCCCAGCTCATGGAAGAGCAGGGCGGCCATCTGCGGCTCGGTGACGCTCAGGGCCCGCGCCTCCCGGTCCAGGGCGGCGACACGCTCACGGGCCTCTTCCTCGGTTGTCACGGGCGGCATCGCCCCCAAGCCTTGGGCGAGCACCTCGGTCGCGGGCTTCACGGGCACTCCCGCCGCGGGCAAGGGGGGAGAGACGAAGGACGAGGTCTTCGTGAGATCAGTCGGCTCGCTCATGGGGAAGCAGTGCTCCAGCAGTGAAATGCGCAGCGAATACAGCCCTGGCGTGAGCGGTCGTAACATGCGGCCGACCAACCCCTCAAGTTCCCGACTTCCTTGGCGAAATGAGTGTTAGGCCCCCCAGGAAACGAGCAGGCGGGGGCTTGGGGCCGCGCACGCCCCACGCTACGGTGGCCCCATGGCGGATCTTCCTTCTCCTCGAAAACCCGTGCGTGTGGGCCTGATTGGCTACGGGCTGTCCGGGGCGAGCTTCCACGCCCGGCTGCTCGCGGCGGAGCCCGCGTTTGTCCTGAATGCCGTCTCGACCCGGAACGCGGAGGCGGTGGCCCGGGATTGGCCCTA
Protein-coding sequences here:
- the thrC gene encoding threonine synthase gives rise to the protein MSTPGAGFRAEYACSEGCGFRTSLWEVIYRCPRCGSLLEVSHDLEALRAVPAAEWKRRFESRFGQSRLPHASGVWGKHEWVCPELPAGDIVSLGEGRVPLKPLPRMAKELGLGSLELKECGVSPTGSFKDWGMTVLVSAVKHLRARGVPLRAVACASTGDTSAALSAYCAAAGIPSVVFLPKDKVSLAQLVQPIANGARVLSLDTDFDGCMKLVQQVTEDRGLYLANSMNSLRIEGQKVVAIELCQDLGWEPPDWVVIPGGNLGNASALGKGFQMLHAMGLISRLPRLAVAQAERANPLVRSFRGGFSELEPMKAERTLASAIQIGNPVSFRRAVRMLRAFDGVVEDATESELANAAARADLEGTFTCPHTGVALAAVEKLVARKVIAPGASVAVVSTAHGLKFADFKVGYHRATLADVQSQRANPPLELPAELGAVREALASLG
- the tmk gene encoding dTMP kinase, coding for MSALRRKPGRGRFIVLEGLDGAGTTTQAERLAAALRAEGHAVLTTREPSDGPIGTMIRQALTGRLVLPQGAGPLAPETLALLYAADRTDHLKAKVLPALEAGHIVLSDRYVLSSLAYQGAALAMAWVEAVNGHAVSPDLTLFVHVSPAVAARRRAARGAAKELFEEDTLQRRIARQYEEAIRRRESQETIVRIDGEQAVEAVTEAALVEIHSVLGRKRAR
- a CDS encoding competence/damage-inducible protein A; this encodes MERTGAAAVIIGNEVLTAKVVDANGPLLIRRLRELGIPLRSVEIVPDDVDIIIESVARARARAAYVFTSGGIGPTHDDVTVRAVALALGRQVVRLPEMVELVRKRSENPTAEAMRLADAPEGAELLAQEGSWLPVLTVDNIFLLPGVPQLFKLQLETVLARLRGTPVHLCNLYLRLGESAIAAVLDRVALDMPHVAIGSYPVFDASLDYRVKVTIEAPEVSPVEQAVARIRGGLPADAIIRQE
- a CDS encoding tetratricopeptide repeat protein codes for the protein MSEPTDLTKTSSFVSPPLPAAGVPVKPATEVLAQGLGAMPPVTTEEEARERVAALDREARALSVTEPQMAALLFHELGLIWEETLKNPRNAAVAFQAAYKLAPKFLVNIRAARRLFADVGNWQMVLQLLDAELNGTDEPRQKAALLFEKATILEERLSREADAKATWRQCLDLKPTEVALLTQLEAHYAARNDSEALVEVYQLLARALETPALRAHYLTSAGLVLEERLKQPEAAAACFREAFTLDRSDLLLLASLKRVAEREGRTDEMLAALASEAHLLGTQATPAYLQIAKIYERLGRKDDALAALLAARRVTPQEPLVLSELAAIYETQGRYEELADVLLSWVGSINDESELVAINLRLAALYEEELKREVDAIARYQAILSRIPGHAAALAGMGKLYHRLQNWEGLVSVFDAEIAAGDEPKQKAARMYKAAEVMEERLGRQEDAIARYSACLQLQPGYLPAQKSLARLYERQGRFAELVAMYEQDLLQTADRDQLITTLNKMAGIYEDRLSDLVHAIDCMKRILDLASDHLPTIRNLSRLYERAGQFRELIETQELEASFAGDTKQVLSLYHRNAEILDEHLKDRAGAITVYERVLALSPSYLPALKALGRLYAQEGRWNELIKMYRAEAEIASTTEQASTLIYKIGELYEHRLKSENEAIASYQEALTLAPSYFPALRALARIYRSQSAWESLIEVLRAEAANRIDPTERANALFQAAAIWEDQLQRPELAIEGYQEVLRVAPSHAASLRALERLYVTQDNTKELVAILDRETQVGHSPGAKVAAYLKLARLYLDRFQEPTRAAQCCEAVLQLELGQLSALKMLERIRSGDRARRAELRVRLSERVTDKRLRTALRLSAAVDQDQTLSESTLDEYKLAFQEDPADVRVSFALERALRQAGDAAGLAWLYARRLEAVTDPYERVEITLRAADVAENRLGDLERAAQLYQSALEAQPHCLPALMGARRVQLKQGNPTAARATLEAEARVSKDSRSAVEAFIAAAKLSTSKLQDLDGAAALYRQALERDPLNAVATTGLEDLLAQRGGTADLAALHERRGEARLVKRDVSAAAASFVSGAKLYLTALDDRAKALALVDRALYAHPSYPDALELKGRLLLDAQQYAEAASALAQRVQQGGDPRLLAQHHLTLGGLYQTHLNEPSRAAAHLQTALATLPKNVEALDRLATLHLQSRNWTGAVDCLKRLLEQELSTEDRARHTVELARVHDEGLNDMASASLLYRKALELVPGDPALVDRLVILYERAANLPELAQMLEAQATALSADPKRAQSVRMRLAELYARSLEQPARAVTVYRQVLEQDPSSLPARAALAEMYSRDSSAMPMAIEEHRQLLKLDPSRVESLHALFKLWEGLKQYDKAFCASAVLQFLRSANEAESVFYSEAKNRLPQEAQERLALADLDNTLLPPASRGPLLEVLRSVGDQAGKLYPPQFEMLGVDRKADRLKPDSAVFKAILAVAKVFGVEEFEVYQARRGLMTLETTEPLCVCVGQDVVRKFNAREQKFLIGRAVLGLLNKTAMLSKLSQGETADFLGNSIRIFAPQFSALGRKNDEMVKQLRKAYSRKALKALELPAMALGDATKVDAKAMADGLSVSADRAGMLMCGDVSVGLGVVLREDPAMSNSKIESMDPVLAALKQRADLKELLNFSLSDDFFRMRQRLGLSL